Proteins from one Palaemon carinicauda isolate YSFRI2023 chromosome 26, ASM3689809v2, whole genome shotgun sequence genomic window:
- the LOC137620178 gene encoding cilia- and flagella-associated protein 251-like gives MLIAVLGSCTFAMPSTWYQPAGAGGPPPLYGTLDNSQSPYQDPYMYQPYYESKWEEYNPAATGGFWKRSIDNSMFYEDYIPQDSKDPIESKNRMARAIFDNAVMVYDTEEDDKSGTSESLEKKGSSEDEESDESEEWKKFAAESAEGGAMSGEESGSSESGESMEEESGESEESEEESSESESEESEESEEESNESGSEESEDSEEESNESVSEESEESIESESEESEESEESIEIKSEESSEIESNESKSQESEESEEKSKEIWESKSEESGEGSDESESDYSEEIGEYTGSKETGESKSEEDEESSYESGNEESEESKEAVKSKDEKLEKSEESDEGKSEESKESEGSEESKMEEAEEEDEITENKAGKPMEVKSKNFRKKKRPANLVRRKSLLMTKAKNWKRKG, from the exons ATGCTCATTGCTGTCCTAGGGTCATGTACCTTCGCTATGCCGTCCACATGGTATCAACCTGCAGGAGCTGGTGGGCCGCCTCCCCTCTATGGCACTTTGGACAATAGCCAAAGTCCCTACCAAGATCCTTATATGTATCAGCCTTATTATGAG AGTAAATGGGAAGAGTACAACCCAGCAGCTACTGGCGGTTTCTGGAAGCGCTCCATTGACAACTCCATGTTTTACGAAGATTATATTCCCCAGGACTCCAAAGATCCTATCGAATCGAAGAACCGGATGGCCAGAGCTATCTTTGACAATGCTGTAATGGTGTACGATACGGAGGAGGATGATAAGAGTGGAACTTCTGAAAGTTTGGAGAAAAAGGGAAGTAGCGAAGACGAAGAAAGTGATGAGTCAGAAGAGTGGAAAAAGTTCGCCGCGGAGAGCGCAGAAGGAGGTGCGATGTCTGGAGAGGAAAGTGGTTCCTCAGAAAGTGGTGAAAGTATGGAGGAAGAATCTGGAGAATCTGAAGAATCTGAAGAAGAAAGCAGCGAAAGCGAGAGTGAAGAGTCTGAGGAATCTGAAGAAGAAAGCAACGAAAGCGGGAGTGAAGAATCTGAGGATTCTGAAGAAGAAAGCAACGAAAGTGTAAGTGAAGAGTCTGAAGAAAGTattgaaagtgaaagtgaagagtcagAAGAAAGCGAGGAGAGCATTGAAATCAAAAGCGAAGAATCATCAGAAATAGAAAGCAATGAAAGCAAAAGTCAGGAGTCGGAAGAAAGTGAGGAGAAAAGCAAAGAAATTTGGGAAAGCAAAAGCGAAGAATCGGGAGAAGGTAGCGATGAAAGTGAAAGTGATTACTCAGAAGAAATTGGAGAATATACAGGAAGTAAAGAAACTGGTGAGAGTAAAAGCGAGGAAGACGAAGAAAGCAGTTATGAGAGTGGAAATGAAGAATCAGAAGAGAGTAAAGAAGCTGTTAAGAGCAaggatgaaaaacttgaaaaaagtgAGGAAAGTGATGAGGGCAAAAGTGAGGAATCTAAAGAAAGTGAGGGAAGTGAGGAAAGCAAAATGGAAGAGGCTGAGGAAGAGGATGAAATTACTGAAAACAAAGCGGGGAAACCGATGGAAGTCAAATCAAaaaatttcagaaagaaaaagAGACCGGCGAATCTGGTCAGAAGAAAGTCATTATTGATGACGAAAGCCAAGAACTGGAAACGAAAGGGGTGA